Below is a window of Alphaproteobacteria bacterium DNA.
GCTGAATTTGCCGCACCGGCCCGGCGACCGGGCCCGGTGATCCGACCCGGTGATCCGACCCGGCCGGCCGGCCGTATCCTTCCATGACAAATGCGCCGTGTCCTCCTGTTCGAGACCGGTGCGAGGCCCCGGTTGGACGGTTTCACGGGGTCCGCCCCTCCCTCCCCCTAGGCGGGCCCTGTAACCGCACCAGCCGTCCGCCGGGGCTTCCCACCGAATGACGCGTTCGGCGCATTTGTCACCCCTATTCGCGAGATCTCCTCGGGTGCCGGGATGCCGGTGCCGGGCGGCGGAGCAGCCAGGCGATGACTTTTTCCGATTGCATCGATAGGTTTGACGTCACGACGCTTGACGGTTTGTGGCGAAGGAAGATGGCCATCGGTTCTAAAATCGGCGCACGGTCCGGAATGTCCCGTGCCGCCACGAAAAAGGAAGTGTCCGGTGGCGCGCAGGCCCCCGGCACCTCGCCTGAAGAGCTGGCCGATCTTCTGGAGACTGTCGCCCGGCAGCAGGATCGCGCCGCCTTTTCGCGCCTTTTCCGGCATTTCGCGCCCCGCTTGAAGGCCTATGTCATGCGCGGCGGTGGTGATCCGGCGGTGGCGGAGGAAATCGTGCAGGAATGCATGGTCACGGTCTGGCGCAAGGCCGGCACTTATGACCGGTCCAAGGCGAACGTCTCGACCTGGATGTTCACGATCGCGCGGAACAAGCGTATCGATCGTCTGCGCCGCGAAAATCGCCCCATGCCGAGCGCCGACGATCTTGAAGATCTTTCTCCTGCCGCCCAGCCGGCCGATGAACGTCATGAGGCCGGCCTCCGGCGCGAAAAAATCCGCACCGCCATGGCCGGCCTTCCGCCCGAACAGATCGAGGTCCTGGAAAAGGCTTTTTTCGAGGACCTTTCCCACCAGGCGGTCGCGATGGAGCTTGGCCTGCCGCTAGGGACGGTCAAATCGCGCATCCGGCTCGCACTGGTCCGGTTGAAGAGTCAAATGGACCCGGACGATTTGCCATGATCACTCATCATCCGTCTGATGAACTCCTG
It encodes the following:
- a CDS encoding sigma-70 family RNA polymerase sigma factor — protein: MTFSDCIDRFDVTTLDGLWRRKMAIGSKIGARSGMSRAATKKEVSGGAQAPGTSPEELADLLETVARQQDRAAFSRLFRHFAPRLKAYVMRGGGDPAVAEEIVQECMVTVWRKAGTYDRSKANVSTWMFTIARNKRIDRLRRENRPMPSADDLEDLSPAAQPADERHEAGLRREKIRTAMAGLPPEQIEVLEKAFFEDLSHQAVAMELGLPLGTVKSRIRLALVRLKSQMDPDDLP